The following proteins come from a genomic window of Geothrix edaphica:
- a CDS encoding C45 family autoproteolytic acyltransferase/hydolase — translation MIRMLRAGLLMALAVLATAADIPLSGWTAKGGSSPAVTGGMTLKAAASGSEMTLVSAPVTLKVGELYCLSAVIDTHGVKADALARYPTALGACLSMESFPFTNASQSVAGTSKRQVSVLFLATAPADRVQLHLGRNGRATGDAAFSQVKLEKVEDVTRFIPMETVRWAGKGFRYEMGGWTFLHIEGAPYARGRQHGELMADEIVRFITKLAIQKDAADPARGWADKRQFADALFLRKFDLEFLEEMKGIADGAAKAGARFKGRAIDLLDIVTLNSDVDASYLQSALPHTANPLTNRTFMTGDDEAAKGGQGDHCSSFVATKGATKSGRFIFSQIFMWGGYTGTEWNVMLDVVPEKGHRLVLQTFAGGIHSGTDWYLNASGLVMGETTVGQTPYKPDGTPQSNRIRKAAQYANGIDEAAAILFAQNNGLYTNDWTMADTKTDEGACFLLGTEKTRLWRTGTKGKPADTPGNHKDFIWANNNNRDLEVRGEYAGNPENAPADLAFNTWNRDIAFQEAFKAHGKTGFDIDTATRLMASSPINRPHACDGKLTTAEMAEKLVFIAHQGKTTQREKLVGGRWIADLPGATPHLTHGYTTFSPIWVSAKLQAVKAARKDEQPAKAVPAPDVAGVKEAFSYEAKGLWTGTVKPASDAENWFISASAAYWQQLKQLPPAPAKAFEIQSAALADLATRHLWLEAKEGAKAPLATTTAYDRYGAYQIPRIRGVFALHQLRLHLGNATFAKAMQSVHGRYQGRTAATAEILKALSEAAGQDVAPILKPWLERADLPAPKIQARVEKTGDAYEVKLDVEQAGFAYPFVAFASVETEAGAKLERIEVKSAKAAFSFRSEVRPTRLAFNAGNDIPMPRANFWVPGNVLDDWSATLLVFGTAREVEAQRTLALSYREALADNMTEVLLPLKPDADVSDADLAANDLLIFGGPAENGLAARLQAEGKLPFKAGPGWFQWQGRTYGRPDDGLLAAFPNPWNPKRMLVFVLANSRVQQWAMTKTVPRGLPGWTLYRGGEVKEKGQAMAAMTVVDLKP, via the coding sequence ATGATCCGAATGCTTCGCGCCGGCCTGCTGATGGCACTGGCTGTGCTGGCCACGGCCGCGGATATCCCCCTGTCGGGCTGGACAGCGAAAGGCGGCAGCAGCCCTGCGGTCACGGGTGGGATGACCTTGAAGGCCGCGGCCTCGGGCTCCGAAATGACCCTGGTTTCGGCGCCGGTGACCCTGAAGGTCGGCGAGCTGTACTGCCTGAGCGCGGTCATCGATACCCACGGCGTGAAGGCCGATGCGCTGGCCCGCTATCCCACGGCCCTCGGCGCCTGCCTCTCCATGGAGAGCTTCCCGTTCACCAATGCCTCCCAGAGCGTGGCCGGAACCTCCAAGCGGCAGGTCTCCGTGCTGTTCCTCGCCACCGCGCCCGCGGATCGCGTGCAGCTGCACCTGGGCCGCAATGGGAGGGCCACGGGCGACGCCGCCTTCAGCCAGGTGAAGCTCGAGAAAGTGGAGGACGTGACCCGGTTCATCCCCATGGAGACCGTGCGCTGGGCGGGGAAGGGCTTCCGCTATGAAATGGGCGGCTGGACCTTCCTGCACATCGAGGGCGCGCCCTATGCCCGGGGCCGCCAGCACGGCGAGCTCATGGCCGACGAGATCGTGCGCTTCATCACCAAGCTCGCGATCCAGAAGGACGCGGCAGATCCCGCCCGGGGCTGGGCCGATAAGCGGCAGTTCGCCGACGCCCTCTTCCTGCGCAAGTTCGATCTGGAGTTCCTGGAGGAGATGAAGGGCATCGCCGACGGCGCCGCCAAGGCCGGCGCCCGGTTCAAGGGGCGCGCCATCGATCTGCTGGACATCGTCACGCTGAACAGCGATGTGGATGCGAGCTACCTCCAGTCCGCCCTGCCGCACACCGCCAACCCCCTCACCAACCGCACCTTCATGACCGGGGACGACGAGGCGGCCAAAGGCGGGCAGGGGGACCACTGCTCCTCCTTCGTGGCCACCAAGGGCGCGACGAAGTCCGGCCGGTTCATCTTCAGCCAGATCTTCATGTGGGGCGGCTACACCGGGACCGAGTGGAACGTGATGCTGGACGTGGTGCCCGAGAAGGGCCACCGGCTGGTGCTGCAGACCTTCGCCGGCGGCATCCACAGCGGCACCGACTGGTACCTCAACGCCTCGGGCCTGGTGATGGGCGAGACCACCGTGGGCCAGACGCCCTATAAGCCGGACGGCACGCCGCAGAGCAACCGCATCCGCAAGGCCGCCCAGTACGCCAATGGCATCGACGAGGCCGCCGCCATCCTCTTCGCGCAGAACAACGGCCTCTACACCAACGACTGGACCATGGCCGACACCAAGACCGACGAAGGCGCCTGCTTCCTGCTGGGGACCGAGAAGACGCGCCTGTGGCGCACCGGAACGAAGGGCAAGCCGGCCGACACGCCGGGCAACCACAAGGACTTCATCTGGGCCAACAACAACAACCGCGACCTGGAGGTCCGCGGCGAGTACGCCGGGAACCCCGAGAACGCCCCGGCGGACCTGGCCTTCAACACCTGGAATCGCGACATCGCCTTCCAGGAGGCCTTCAAGGCGCACGGCAAGACCGGCTTCGACATCGACACCGCCACCCGCCTGATGGCCAGCAGCCCCATCAACCGGCCCCATGCCTGCGATGGCAAGCTCACCACCGCCGAGATGGCCGAGAAGCTCGTCTTCATCGCGCACCAGGGCAAGACCACCCAGCGCGAAAAGCTGGTGGGAGGGCGCTGGATCGCCGACCTGCCGGGCGCGACCCCGCACCTGACCCATGGGTACACGACGTTCAGTCCCATCTGGGTATCCGCGAAGCTCCAGGCCGTGAAAGCGGCCCGGAAGGATGAGCAGCCGGCCAAGGCCGTGCCTGCGCCGGACGTCGCCGGGGTAAAGGAAGCCTTCTCCTACGAGGCGAAGGGGCTCTGGACAGGAACTGTCAAGCCGGCTTCGGACGCGGAGAACTGGTTCATCAGCGCCTCCGCCGCCTACTGGCAGCAGCTGAAACAGCTGCCTCCCGCACCGGCCAAGGCCTTCGAGATCCAGAGCGCGGCCCTGGCAGACCTCGCCACGCGTCACCTCTGGCTGGAGGCCAAGGAGGGCGCGAAGGCGCCCCTGGCCACCACGACGGCCTACGACCGCTACGGCGCCTACCAGATCCCGCGCATCCGGGGAGTGTTCGCCCTCCACCAGCTGCGGCTGCACCTGGGGAACGCCACCTTCGCCAAGGCCATGCAGTCTGTCCACGGGCGCTACCAGGGCAGGACCGCCGCCACCGCCGAGATCCTGAAGGCCCTGTCCGAGGCCGCCGGCCAGGATGTCGCCCCCATCCTGAAACCCTGGCTGGAACGCGCCGACCTTCCGGCCCCCAAGATCCAGGCCCGCGTCGAGAAGACGGGCGATGCCTACGAGGTGAAGCTTGATGTGGAGCAGGCGGGCTTCGCGTATCCCTTCGTGGCGTTCGCAAGCGTGGAAACGGAAGCGGGCGCGAAGCTGGAGCGCATCGAGGTGAAGTCCGCCAAGGCGGCCTTCAGCTTCCGCAGCGAAGTCCGGCCCACGCGTTTGGCCTTCAATGCGGGGAACGACATTCCCATGCCCCGCGCCAACTTCTGGGTGCCGGGCAACGTACTGGACGACTGGAGCGCCACGCTCCTGGTCTTCGGCACGGCCCGCGAAGTGGAGGCCCAGCGCACCCTTGCGCTGAGCTACCGCGAAGCCCTGGCGGACAACATGACCGAGGTGCTGCTGCCCCTGAAGCCCGATGCCGACGTGAGCGATGCCGACCTGGCCGCCAACGACCTGCTGATCTTCGGCGGCCCGGCCGAGAACGGCCTGGCGGCGCGTCTCCAGGCCGAAGGGAAGCTGCCCTTCAAGGCGGGTCCTGGCTGGTTCCAGTGGCAGGGTCGGACCTATGGCCGCCCCGATGACGGCCTCCTGGCGGCCTTCCCCAACCCCTGGAACCCGAAGCGCATGCTGGTGTTCGTCCTCGCCAACAGCCGCGTCCAGCAGTGGGCCATGACGAAGACCGTGCCCCGCGGCCTGCCGGGCTGGACCCTCTACCGGGGCGGCGAGGTGAAGGAGAAGGGGCAGGCGATGGCCGCGATGACGGTTGTGGATCTCAAACCCTGA
- a CDS encoding RluA family pseudouridine synthase, with protein MALKKWTFTVDPQDAELRLDQLIAKRTELSRRAAREALKLGGVQVDRKRVKVAGKLVKPGLEVRVAFDPDLPPVPTTAIPIVFEDEWILAVDKPAGLATQGTWATDRHDLLALLKTQRPDLKLFLHHRLDQGTSGLLVLAKDAKANPGLASAFAGRDLEKLYLVRVSAPLEACTAEAPIGRLRGADPGRFGCEGDLMDPKSARTDFRPATAEEAEGLVPGHYLVARIHTGRTHQIRVHLAHLGRPVLGDSLYGGAPSDRLWLHAWRLGLKHPITGEALRLEAPPARFRT; from the coding sequence ATGGCACTGAAAAAATGGACCTTCACCGTGGACCCCCAGGACGCAGAGTTGCGCCTGGATCAGCTCATCGCCAAACGGACGGAGCTGTCGCGCCGGGCAGCCCGGGAAGCCCTGAAGCTGGGCGGCGTCCAGGTGGACCGCAAGCGCGTGAAGGTGGCGGGGAAACTCGTGAAGCCGGGCCTCGAGGTCCGGGTGGCCTTCGACCCCGACCTGCCGCCGGTGCCGACCACGGCCATTCCCATCGTCTTCGAGGACGAATGGATCCTCGCCGTGGACAAGCCCGCGGGGCTCGCCACCCAGGGCACCTGGGCCACGGACCGCCACGACCTGCTCGCCCTGCTGAAGACCCAACGACCGGACCTGAAGCTGTTCCTCCACCACCGCCTGGACCAGGGCACCTCCGGCCTGCTGGTGCTGGCCAAGGATGCCAAGGCCAATCCCGGCCTCGCCTCCGCCTTCGCGGGCCGCGACCTGGAGAAGCTCTACCTCGTGCGTGTCTCCGCGCCCCTGGAAGCCTGCACCGCGGAGGCCCCCATCGGCCGCCTGCGGGGGGCGGATCCCGGCCGTTTCGGCTGCGAGGGCGACCTCATGGACCCCAAGTCCGCCCGCACAGACTTCCGGCCCGCCACGGCGGAGGAGGCGGAAGGCCTAGTCCCCGGCCACTACCTCGTCGCCCGCATCCATACGGGCCGCACCCATCAGATCCGCGTGCATCTGGCCCACCTGGGGCGGCCTGTACTCGGCGACTCCCTCTACGGCGGCGCCCCTTCAGACCGCCTCTGGCTCCATGCCTGGCGGCTGGGCCTGAAGCACCCCATCACCGGCGAGGCCCTCCGGCTGGAGGCGCCGCCGGCACGCTTCCGGACGTGA
- a CDS encoding immunoglobulin domain-containing protein — protein MKFLNRAKSAATVLAALVCLSFSLDCGGGGGGGSTPPPSVAPTVSQQPANQAVLEGATATFSVVASGTAPLSYQWNKGGVPISSATAASYTTSPVVLADTGSSFTVTVSNAVGSVTSSAATLTVNPAPPTITTQPANVTVNAGATATFTVVAGGTPPFTYQWKKGGVDIAGATSASYTTPATVPADDGGSFTVTVSHGGASVTSSAAILTVLSVSVAIGQQPANQAVLEGATATFSVVASGTAPLAYQWKKGGVAISGATAASYTTPPVVLADTGASFTVTVSNPVGSVTSSAATLTVNPAPPTITTQPASVMVTAGATATFTVVAGGTPPFTYQWKKGGVDIAGATSASYTTPATVPADDGGSFTVTVSHGGASVTSSAAILTVRSIPAFTLQPVGATVAAGAAATFTAAATGNPVPTYQWYRDTTLLTGQTAATLTLPAATLADAGSYTVTATNSLGSATSSAAVLIVNQTPLIVTQPASLTVPVGQSATFSVAVTGYPAPSYQWYRDTSLLAGETAATLTLAAVTVADAGSYTVTATNALGTITSAAATLTVQPTFQASGRVTLVDEFQPNNSGVGIPGVTLSLDTMPNATTAVTDGSGYFNIPGIPDGTYTLTPSMPVGTKVMFLPPGQTVTVSGSDLADLRVQAALGYTVSGTVSYPGAKTGRVYLRLDGGNGGAPGVSIPGPGAFSIRGVAPGNYTLTSWMDGMGQGNPNAANPTGTRVGVVVGFGDASGADLSLADPAAIDLSGLTPVLNSAAPMDGGVLLNWKPLPNAQGVEQADSYLIQWSTDGFSTLAGSATVAARGKQDTEKFGSTLFVSGLANGTPADFRVYAKAGATTSLSSNVVTATPAAAAGGNAISGTISFTGPATGPLYVVLFDTSTSQSYAVKAAGPASPQPYMVAGVPNGTYDILAMVDQNGNGLLDLGEASNIGGYGTIAVTGDMVNHDLTLPSSNAVVNAVTQHEIYTVAQATHELYGVWFDVLPGMKLPVNVTLQMGSLLFDVGLPSSGGFNYWANLGLYRPVVGMASVQVGYPDSGAPVDTFTLDTSKVLNAFATNLAPVTGAAAGTQPTFSWGPPVPLPAWPLTYRLWIRQKDTGASIWSISMPSSQLSVAYGAPGGTPATPPALTTGVTYLWAVEVICPLGNSTIRMVEYTP, from the coding sequence ATGAAATTCCTAAACCGTGCGAAAAGCGCGGCCACTGTGCTGGCCGCGCTGGTTTGTCTGTCCTTCTCTCTCGACTGTGGCGGTGGTGGAGGAGGTGGCAGCACGCCGCCGCCGTCTGTCGCCCCCACCGTCAGCCAGCAGCCTGCCAATCAGGCCGTGCTGGAAGGCGCCACAGCCACCTTCTCGGTGGTGGCCTCAGGGACCGCCCCCCTCAGCTATCAGTGGAATAAGGGCGGCGTGCCGATCAGCAGCGCCACGGCCGCCAGCTATACGACCTCTCCAGTCGTGCTGGCCGACACCGGGTCGAGCTTCACGGTGACCGTGAGCAATGCGGTCGGCTCGGTGACGAGCAGCGCCGCGACCCTGACCGTGAATCCAGCGCCGCCGACCATCACCACCCAGCCAGCCAACGTCACGGTCAACGCGGGAGCCACGGCGACCTTCACCGTGGTGGCCGGGGGCACTCCGCCCTTCACCTACCAGTGGAAGAAGGGTGGGGTCGATATCGCCGGGGCCACCTCCGCCAGCTACACCACGCCCGCCACCGTTCCCGCCGATGACGGGGGGAGCTTCACTGTGACGGTCAGCCATGGCGGCGCCTCCGTCACCAGCTCGGCCGCCATCCTCACGGTCCTGTCCGTTTCGGTGGCCATCGGCCAGCAGCCTGCCAATCAGGCGGTCCTGGAAGGCGCCACTGCCACCTTCTCGGTGGTGGCCTCGGGGACCGCGCCCCTCGCCTATCAGTGGAAGAAGGGCGGCGTGGCGATCAGCGGTGCCACGGCCGCCAGCTACACGACCCCTCCGGTCGTGCTGGCCGACACCGGGGCGAGCTTCACCGTGACCGTGAGCAATCCGGTCGGTTCGGTGACGAGCAGCGCCGCGACCCTGACTGTGAATCCAGCGCCGCCGACCATCACCACCCAGCCAGCCAGCGTCATGGTCACTGCGGGAGCCACGGCGACCTTCACCGTGGTGGCCGGGGGCACTCCGCCCTTCACCTACCAGTGGAAGAAGGGTGGGGTCGATATCGCCGGCGCCACCTCCGCCAGCTACACCACGCCCGCCACCGTTCCTGCCGATGACGGGGGGAGCTTCACTGTGACGGTCAGCCATGGCGGCGCCTCCGTCACCAGCTCGGCCGCCATCCTCACGGTCCGGTCCATCCCGGCGTTCACCCTCCAGCCAGTGGGTGCCACCGTCGCGGCCGGCGCCGCTGCAACCTTCACCGCCGCGGCCACGGGCAATCCGGTTCCGACCTACCAGTGGTACCGGGATACCACGTTGCTGACGGGCCAGACCGCCGCGACGCTGACCCTTCCGGCGGCCACCCTGGCGGATGCGGGCAGCTACACCGTGACCGCCACCAATTCCCTGGGTTCCGCCACCAGCTCCGCGGCAGTCCTGATCGTGAACCAGACACCGCTCATCGTGACCCAGCCAGCCAGCCTGACGGTCCCTGTCGGCCAGTCCGCCACCTTCTCCGTGGCCGTCACGGGCTATCCTGCCCCGTCCTACCAGTGGTACCGGGACACCTCCCTTCTTGCCGGCGAGACCGCAGCGACGCTCACCCTGGCGGCCGTCACTGTGGCGGATGCCGGAAGCTACACCGTGACCGCGACCAACGCGCTTGGCACCATCACCAGCGCGGCCGCGACCTTGACGGTGCAGCCCACCTTCCAGGCCAGCGGGCGAGTGACCCTGGTCGATGAGTTCCAGCCCAACAACAGCGGCGTCGGCATCCCCGGCGTCACTTTGAGCCTCGATACCATGCCGAATGCCACCACCGCTGTCACGGACGGATCCGGCTACTTCAACATTCCGGGCATTCCCGACGGCACCTACACGCTGACACCCAGCATGCCGGTCGGGACCAAGGTCATGTTCCTGCCCCCTGGCCAGACCGTGACCGTGTCGGGTTCGGACCTCGCGGACCTGCGGGTCCAGGCAGCCCTGGGCTACACCGTCTCGGGGACGGTCAGTTATCCCGGCGCCAAGACGGGCCGCGTCTACCTCCGGCTCGATGGCGGCAACGGCGGTGCCCCCGGTGTCAGCATCCCCGGTCCGGGCGCATTTTCCATCCGCGGTGTGGCGCCTGGCAACTACACCCTGACCAGCTGGATGGACGGCATGGGCCAGGGGAATCCGAACGCCGCCAACCCGACCGGTACCAGGGTCGGTGTGGTGGTGGGATTCGGTGATGCCTCCGGCGCGGATCTGTCCCTGGCGGATCCTGCCGCCATCGACCTGTCGGGCCTCACCCCCGTCCTGAACAGCGCCGCGCCCATGGACGGCGGCGTCCTCCTCAACTGGAAGCCCCTGCCGAATGCGCAGGGGGTGGAACAGGCGGATTCCTACCTGATCCAGTGGAGCACGGACGGCTTCTCCACGCTCGCGGGCAGCGCCACCGTCGCCGCCAGGGGCAAGCAGGACACGGAGAAATTCGGGTCCACGCTCTTCGTATCCGGTCTCGCCAATGGCACACCCGCCGACTTCCGCGTCTACGCCAAGGCGGGGGCGACCACGAGCCTCTCTTCCAACGTGGTCACCGCCACACCGGCCGCCGCGGCCGGAGGGAATGCCATCTCGGGCACCATCAGCTTCACCGGGCCGGCCACCGGACCTCTGTATGTGGTGCTGTTCGACACCTCGACCAGCCAGTCCTACGCCGTGAAGGCCGCCGGTCCCGCCAGTCCGCAGCCCTACATGGTCGCGGGCGTGCCCAACGGCACCTACGACATCCTGGCGATGGTCGACCAGAACGGCAACGGCCTCCTCGACCTGGGCGAGGCCTCGAACATCGGCGGCTACGGCACCATCGCGGTCACCGGGGACATGGTGAATCACGACCTGACGCTGCCCTCCAGCAATGCGGTGGTCAACGCGGTCACCCAGCATGAGATCTACACGGTCGCCCAGGCCACCCACGAGCTCTACGGCGTATGGTTCGACGTGCTTCCCGGCATGAAGCTGCCCGTCAATGTGACCCTGCAGATGGGGAGCCTGCTCTTCGATGTCGGTCTGCCCAGCAGCGGGGGCTTCAACTACTGGGCGAACCTGGGGCTCTACCGGCCCGTGGTCGGCATGGCTTCCGTCCAGGTGGGCTACCCGGATTCCGGTGCCCCGGTGGACACCTTCACGCTGGATACCTCGAAGGTGCTGAACGCCTTCGCCACCAACCTGGCCCCGGTCACCGGAGCAGCCGCTGGAACCCAGCCCACCTTCAGCTGGGGCCCACCCGTCCCGCTGCCTGCCTGGCCCTTGACCTACCGGTTGTGGATCCGCCAGAAGGACACGGGGGCCAGCATCTGGAGCATCTCCATGCCGAGCTCGCAGCTGTCCGTGGCCTACGGCGCGCCCGGAGGCACCCCCGCCACTCCGCCGGCCCTGACGACCGGTGTCACCTACCTCTGGGCCGTCGAGGTGATCTGCCCGCTCGGGAACTCCACGATCAGGATGGTCGAGTACACGCCCTGA